From a region of the Mycobacterium intracellulare ATCC 13950 genome:
- a CDS encoding alpha/beta hydrolase, with protein sequence MSEPGSATNVDTGDKPADDVEESAVAVSQAPPAPRAGRAAPTLPWTEKPWWVRHYTFTGTTVGLVFIWLSLTPSLLPRGPLFQGLVSGLSGAIGYGLGVFSVWLVRFMREKDHSPPPPRWAWKVLIPIGVVGQVLMAIWFHVWQDDVRDLMGVPHLEWYDYPLSGVLSLVVLFTVVEIGQFTRWLVRFLVGQVDRFVPFRLSATIVVVTLAVLTVTVLNGVVLKFAMRTMNDTFASANNEMNPDSAPPKTALRSGGPESLVSWESLGHQGRVFVEGGPKVGDLTAFNGAPATEPIRAYAGLNSADGITATAELAARELQRTGGLRRAVVAVATTTGTGWINEAEATALEYMYNGNTAIVSMQYSFLPSWLSFLVDKENARHAGQALFEAVDRLIRQMPEAQRPKLVVFGESLGSFGGEASFMSLNNVLARTDGALFSGPTFQNTIWTDLTTTRDPGSPEWLPIYDDGRYVRFVARAGNLARPKDPWDHPRVVYLQHASDPIAWWTPDLVFSKPDWLRERRGYDVLPQTRWIPVVTFLQVSADMAVAVDVPDGHGHRYVADVADGWAAVMSPPGWTPEKTARLRPLLHAEG encoded by the coding sequence ATGAGCGAACCCGGCTCCGCGACCAACGTCGACACCGGCGACAAGCCGGCGGACGACGTCGAGGAATCCGCGGTCGCCGTTTCACAGGCCCCGCCCGCCCCGCGGGCCGGGCGCGCCGCCCCCACTCTGCCGTGGACCGAAAAGCCTTGGTGGGTGCGGCATTACACATTCACCGGCACCACGGTCGGCCTGGTCTTCATCTGGCTTTCGCTGACGCCCTCGCTGCTGCCGCGCGGCCCGTTGTTCCAGGGACTCGTCAGCGGGCTCTCCGGCGCCATCGGCTATGGGCTGGGCGTCTTTTCGGTCTGGTTGGTGCGGTTCATGCGGGAAAAGGATCACAGCCCGCCGCCGCCACGCTGGGCCTGGAAGGTGCTGATCCCGATCGGTGTGGTCGGCCAGGTACTGATGGCGATCTGGTTCCACGTGTGGCAGGACGACGTGCGCGACCTGATGGGCGTGCCACATTTGGAGTGGTACGACTACCCGCTATCGGGAGTCCTCTCGCTGGTGGTGCTGTTCACGGTGGTCGAAATCGGCCAGTTCACCCGCTGGTTGGTCCGCTTCCTGGTCGGTCAGGTCGACCGGTTCGTGCCGTTTCGGCTCTCGGCGACCATCGTGGTCGTCACGCTGGCGGTCCTGACCGTCACCGTGCTCAACGGCGTCGTGCTCAAGTTCGCCATGCGCACCATGAACGACACCTTCGCCTCGGCCAACAACGAGATGAACCCCGACAGCGCGCCGCCGAAGACCGCGCTGCGCTCCGGCGGACCGGAGTCGCTGGTGTCGTGGGAATCCCTTGGCCACCAAGGGCGCGTCTTCGTCGAGGGCGGTCCCAAGGTCGGCGATCTGACCGCGTTCAACGGCGCCCCTGCGACCGAACCGATACGGGCCTATGCGGGGCTGAACTCCGCCGACGGCATCACCGCGACCGCCGAACTCGCCGCGCGCGAGCTGCAGCGCACGGGCGGGCTGCGGCGCGCGGTCGTCGCGGTCGCGACCACCACCGGCACCGGCTGGATCAACGAGGCGGAGGCCACCGCCCTCGAGTACATGTACAACGGCAACACCGCGATCGTCAGCATGCAGTATTCGTTCCTGCCGAGCTGGCTGTCGTTTCTGGTGGACAAGGAGAACGCCCGGCACGCCGGCCAGGCGCTGTTCGAGGCCGTCGACCGGCTGATCCGCCAGATGCCGGAAGCCCAACGCCCCAAGCTGGTCGTGTTCGGTGAGAGCCTCGGCTCGTTCGGCGGCGAGGCGTCGTTCATGAGCCTGAACAACGTGCTCGCCCGCACCGACGGCGCCCTGTTCAGCGGGCCGACGTTCCAGAACACCATCTGGACCGACCTCACCACGACACGCGACCCCGGGTCCCCCGAATGGCTGCCGATCTACGACGACGGCCGCTACGTCCGCTTCGTGGCCCGCGCGGGCAACCTGGCGCGCCCGAAGGATCCGTGGGATCACCCGCGGGTGGTCTATCTGCAGCACGCCTCGGACCCGATCGCCTGGTGGACCCCGGACCTGGTGTTCAGCAAGCCCGACTGGTTGCGGGAGCGGCGCGGCTATGACGTGTTGCCGCAGACGCGCTGGATCCCGGTCGTCACCTTCCTTCAGGTGTCGGCGGACATGGCCGTCGCGGTGGACGTCCCCGACGGGCACGGTCACCGTTACGTCGCCGACGTCGCCGACGGCTGGGCGGCGGTGATGTCGCCGCCCGGGTGGACACCGGAGAAGACGGCCCGGCTGCGGCCGCTCCTGCACGCCGAAGGCTAG
- a CDS encoding enoyl-CoA hydratase: MTDTQYETILVEREERVGIITLNRPKALNALNTQVMNEVTSAAADFDDDPGIGAIIITGSAKAFAAGADIKEMAELTFADAFGADFFAPWGRLAEVRTPTIAAVAGHALGGGCELAMMCDVLIAADTAKFGQPEIKLGVLPGMGGSQRLTRAIGKAKAMDLILTGRTIDAAEAERSGLVSRVVPADDLLTEAKKVATTISQMSRSASRMAKEAVNRAFESTLAEGLLYERRLFHSTFATEDQSEGMAAFVEKRAPNFTHR; this comes from the coding sequence ATGACAGACACGCAGTACGAGACCATCCTCGTCGAGCGCGAGGAGCGCGTCGGCATCATCACCCTGAACCGGCCGAAGGCCCTCAACGCGCTGAACACCCAGGTGATGAACGAGGTCACCAGTGCGGCAGCGGATTTCGACGACGACCCCGGCATCGGCGCGATCATCATCACCGGCTCGGCCAAAGCGTTCGCCGCCGGCGCCGACATCAAGGAGATGGCCGAGCTGACGTTCGCCGACGCCTTCGGCGCCGACTTCTTCGCCCCCTGGGGCAGACTCGCCGAGGTCCGCACCCCGACGATCGCCGCGGTGGCCGGGCACGCGCTCGGTGGCGGCTGCGAGCTGGCCATGATGTGCGACGTGCTGATCGCCGCCGACACAGCGAAATTCGGCCAGCCCGAGATCAAACTCGGTGTGCTGCCCGGCATGGGCGGCTCGCAGCGCCTGACCCGCGCCATCGGCAAGGCCAAGGCCATGGACCTCATCCTGACCGGGCGCACCATCGACGCCGCGGAGGCCGAACGGAGCGGGCTGGTTTCGCGCGTGGTGCCCGCCGACGACCTACTGACCGAGGCGAAGAAAGTCGCGACCACCATTTCCCAGATGTCGCGGTCGGCGTCGCGGATGGCCAAAGAGGCCGTCAACCGCGCGTTCGAATCCACGCTGGCCGAGGGGCTGCTCTACGAACGCCGGCTGTTCCACTCCACTTTCGCGACCGAGGACCAATCCGAGGGGATGGCGGCCTTCGTCGAGAAGCGCGCGCCGAACTTCACCCACCGCTAG
- a CDS encoding enoyl-CoA hydratase/isomerase family protein, giving the protein MTDGSDEVLTEVDGSVGLITLNRPKAINSLNQRMVDDLTAILTGWAGDEAVRAVVLSGAGERGLCAGGDVVSIYHSARKDGAEARRFWRDEYLLNAQIADFAKPYVAVMDGIVMGGGVGVSAHANTRVVTDTSKIAMPEVGIGFIPDVGGVYLLSRAPGGLGLHAALTGAPFSGADAIAMGFADHYVPHADIEAFRRAIVGDGVENALAKYTVEPPPSELAAQRDWIDDCFARDTVEDIVAALAGHGAGPANDAANLIATRSPIALSVTLEAVRRAAELETLKDVLVQDYRVSSASLRSHDLVEGIRAQLIDKDRNPKWSPAQLAAVTAADVEAYFTPVDDDLSF; this is encoded by the coding sequence GTGACCGACGGATCCGATGAGGTTCTCACCGAGGTTGACGGAAGCGTCGGCTTGATCACGCTCAACCGGCCCAAGGCGATCAACTCGCTGAACCAACGGATGGTGGACGATCTGACCGCCATCCTCACCGGCTGGGCCGGCGACGAGGCGGTGCGCGCGGTGGTGCTCTCCGGCGCCGGTGAACGCGGACTGTGCGCGGGCGGCGACGTGGTCTCGATCTACCACAGCGCGCGCAAGGACGGGGCGGAGGCGCGACGCTTCTGGCGCGACGAATATCTGCTCAACGCCCAGATCGCCGACTTCGCCAAGCCATACGTCGCGGTGATGGACGGCATCGTGATGGGTGGCGGTGTGGGCGTCAGCGCGCACGCGAACACCCGGGTGGTGACCGACACCTCCAAGATCGCCATGCCCGAGGTCGGAATCGGCTTCATCCCCGACGTCGGCGGGGTTTACCTGCTGTCGCGCGCGCCCGGCGGCCTGGGCCTGCACGCCGCGCTGACCGGGGCGCCGTTCTCGGGAGCCGACGCCATCGCCATGGGCTTCGCCGACCACTACGTGCCGCACGCCGACATCGAGGCGTTCCGTCGGGCGATCGTCGGGGACGGAGTCGAGAACGCGCTCGCCAAATACACCGTCGAACCGCCACCGAGTGAACTTGCCGCACAACGCGATTGGATCGACGACTGCTTCGCGCGCGACACGGTCGAGGACATCGTCGCGGCCCTCGCGGGCCACGGCGCGGGCCCGGCGAACGACGCCGCCAACCTGATCGCCACCCGCTCCCCCATCGCGTTGTCGGTGACGCTGGAGGCGGTACGCCGCGCGGCCGAATTGGAAACGCTCAAAGACGTTCTCGTTCAGGACTATCGGGTGTCCTCGGCGTCGCTGCGCTCACACGACCTGGTCGAGGGAATTCGCGCGCAGCTGATCGACAAGGATCGCAATCCCAAGTGGTCGCCGGCGCAGCTGGCCGCCGTCACGGCGGCCGATGTCGAGGCGTATTTCACCCCGGTCGACGACGACCTGAGTTTCTAG
- a CDS encoding Bax inhibitor-1/YccA family protein yields MRETSNPVFRSLPKQRGGYAQFGTGAAPMQGYQADPYAAPYQAPYQEARPSRPLTIDDVVTKTGITLAVLAASAVVSYFLVVSNLALAMPLTLIGALGGLGLVLVATFGRKQDSPAIVLSYAVLEGLFLGALSFVFAHFSVSNANAGVLIGEAVMGTFGVFFGMLVVYKTGAIRVTPKFTRMVVAALFGVLALMLGNFVLAMFGVGGGAGLGLRSGGPLAIIFSLVCIGIAAFSFLIDFDAADQMVRAGAPEKAAWGIALGLTVTLVWLYIEILRLLSYLQND; encoded by the coding sequence GTGCGGGAGACAAGCAACCCGGTATTTCGTTCGCTGCCTAAGCAGAGGGGCGGATACGCGCAATTCGGCACTGGCGCGGCCCCGATGCAGGGCTACCAGGCCGACCCCTATGCGGCTCCCTACCAGGCCCCGTACCAGGAGGCCCGGCCTTCGCGCCCCCTGACCATCGACGACGTCGTCACCAAGACCGGCATCACGCTGGCCGTGCTGGCGGCCTCCGCCGTCGTCTCCTACTTCTTGGTGGTCTCGAACCTCGCGCTGGCGATGCCGCTGACCCTGATCGGCGCGCTCGGCGGCCTGGGCCTGGTGCTGGTCGCGACCTTCGGTCGCAAGCAGGACAGCCCGGCGATCGTGCTCAGCTACGCCGTACTCGAGGGTCTGTTCCTGGGAGCGCTTTCGTTCGTCTTCGCCCACTTCTCGGTGTCGAACGCCAACGCCGGCGTGTTGATCGGGGAGGCCGTCATGGGCACCTTCGGGGTGTTCTTCGGCATGCTGGTCGTCTACAAGACCGGCGCCATCCGGGTCACGCCCAAGTTCACCCGCATGGTGGTCGCCGCCCTGTTCGGCGTGCTGGCCCTGATGCTCGGCAACTTCGTGCTGGCCATGTTCGGTGTCGGCGGCGGCGCGGGCCTGGGCCTGCGCAGCGGCGGCCCACTCGCGATCATCTTCTCGCTGGTGTGCATCGGCATCGCGGCGTTCAGCTTCCTGATCGACTTCGACGCGGCCGACCAGATGGTCCGCGCCGGTGCGCCGGAGAAGGCGGCATGGGGCATCGCGCTGGGCCTGACCGTGACGCTGGTCTGGCTGTACATCGAGATCCTGCGCCTGCTCAGCTATCTACAAAACGATTAG
- a CDS encoding IS30 family transposase gives MTGEPQLLAVQRRYWELIAAGLSSEDAGGAVGVSATCGSKWFRRFGGVNPRWVVPEGQKRPRLSADEREQIMIGAAQGESIRSMARRLGRAPSTIMREIAHNGVMRGYVGRYRARYRFGARRAGWDAKSGYSARIAQLRSEQRARRPKTGKLGRCPVLRTEVQAWLAKKYSPEQIASVLAKTYPDRPEMQVSHETIYKALYVQGRGELRRELTKCLRTGRALRKPRARVGARTGCGRIPGMVNISERPAEAADRAVPGHWEGDLILGKNQHSQIGTLVERSTGFVQLLHLPARRDPDTVAEAMITTIKTLPEALRRSLTWDQGHEMLRHARISIDAGIDIYFCDPHSPWQRGSNENTNGLLRQYFPKGTDLSVHSVDYLAEVAAELNERPRKRFGWDSPAQVLNRLLSTPTGTTVATKP, from the coding sequence ATGACGGGTGAGCCTCAGCTGTTGGCGGTGCAGCGTCGGTATTGGGAATTGATCGCGGCGGGGTTGTCGTCGGAGGATGCCGGGGGTGCGGTCGGCGTGTCGGCGACGTGCGGGAGCAAGTGGTTTCGCAGATTTGGTGGCGTGAATCCACGATGGGTTGTCCCTGAGGGGCAGAAACGGCCGCGGCTGTCTGCGGATGAGCGCGAACAGATCATGATCGGCGCGGCTCAAGGCGAGTCGATCCGCTCGATGGCACGTCGGTTGGGCCGGGCCCCTTCGACGATCATGCGCGAGATCGCCCACAACGGCGTGATGCGAGGGTATGTGGGCCGGTATCGCGCCCGGTATCGCTTCGGAGCCCGCCGGGCCGGCTGGGACGCGAAATCAGGCTATTCGGCGCGGATTGCTCAGCTGCGCAGTGAGCAGCGAGCGCGCCGGCCTAAGACCGGCAAGCTGGGTCGCTGCCCGGTCTTGCGCACCGAGGTGCAAGCGTGGTTAGCCAAGAAGTACAGCCCCGAGCAGATCGCTTCGGTGTTGGCCAAGACTTATCCCGATCGCCCGGAGATGCAGGTGTCCCACGAAACCATCTACAAGGCGCTCTACGTGCAAGGACGCGGGGAACTGCGCCGCGAGTTGACCAAGTGTTTGCGGACCGGGCGGGCCTTACGCAAGCCACGTGCCAGGGTCGGCGCCCGCACTGGCTGTGGCCGCATCCCGGGCATGGTCAACATCAGCGAGCGGCCCGCCGAGGCTGCTGACCGCGCGGTGCCCGGGCACTGGGAGGGCGATCTGATCCTGGGCAAAAACCAGCATTCCCAGATCGGCACCCTGGTGGAACGCTCCACCGGATTCGTGCAACTGCTGCACCTGCCCGCCCGGCGCGATCCCGACACGGTGGCTGAGGCGATGATCACCACCATCAAAACCCTGCCTGAAGCGCTGCGCCGCTCGCTGACCTGGGATCAAGGCCACGAGATGCTGCGCCATGCCCGCATCAGTATCGACGCCGGCATCGACATCTACTTCTGCGATCCGCACTCACCCTGGCAGCGTGGCAGCAACGAGAACACCAATGGCCTTCTGCGCCAATACTTCCCGAAAGGCACCGACTTATCCGTGCACTCGGTGGACTACCTCGCCGAGGTTGCCGCCGAACTCAACGAACGCCCACGTAAACGCTTCGGTTGGGACAGCCCCGCCCAGGTCCTCAACCGGCTACTGTCAACTCCGACAGGAACCACTGTTGCAACCAAACCTTGA
- a CDS encoding acetyl-CoA C-acetyltransferase, which yields MPEAVIVSTARSPIGRAMKGSLVNMRPDDLTVQIVKAALDKVPALNPHQIDDLILGCGQPAGESGYNLARVIAVELGFDFLPGTTVNRYCSSSLQTSRMAFHAIKAGEGDAFISAGVETVSRFAKGSADSWPDTKNSLFGEAQERSAAAAEGADEWHDPRADGNLPDVYIAMGQTAENVALLTGISREDQDHWGVRSQNRAEEAIKSGFFEREITPVTLPDGTTVSTDDGPRPGTTYEKISQLKPVFRPNGTVTAGNACPLNDGAAAVVITSDTKAKELGLTPLARIVSTGVSGLSPEIMGLGPIEATKKALARAKLSVSDIDLFEINEAFAVQVLGSARELGIDEDKLNVSGGAIALGHPFGMTGARIATTLLNNLQTHDKTFGLETMCVGGGQGMAMVIERLS from the coding sequence ATGCCTGAAGCCGTCATTGTCTCAACTGCTCGCTCGCCGATCGGCCGCGCGATGAAGGGGTCGCTGGTCAACATGCGCCCCGACGACCTGACCGTTCAGATCGTGAAGGCCGCGCTGGACAAGGTGCCCGCCCTGAACCCGCACCAGATCGACGACCTGATCCTGGGCTGCGGGCAGCCCGCCGGCGAATCCGGATACAACCTGGCGCGAGTCATCGCCGTCGAACTCGGCTTCGACTTCCTGCCGGGCACCACCGTCAACCGGTACTGCTCGTCGTCGCTGCAGACCTCCCGGATGGCGTTCCACGCGATCAAGGCCGGTGAGGGCGACGCGTTCATCTCGGCGGGTGTGGAAACCGTGTCGCGGTTCGCCAAGGGCAGCGCCGACTCGTGGCCGGACACCAAGAACTCGCTGTTCGGTGAGGCTCAGGAGCGCTCGGCCGCCGCGGCCGAAGGTGCCGACGAGTGGCACGATCCCCGCGCCGACGGCAACCTGCCCGACGTGTACATCGCGATGGGGCAGACCGCCGAGAACGTCGCCTTGCTGACCGGCATCAGCCGCGAAGACCAGGACCACTGGGGAGTGCGCAGCCAGAACCGCGCCGAGGAGGCGATCAAGAGCGGGTTCTTCGAGCGGGAGATCACCCCGGTGACCCTGCCCGACGGCACCACGGTGAGCACCGACGACGGCCCCCGCCCCGGCACCACCTACGAGAAGATCAGCCAGCTCAAGCCGGTGTTCCGGCCCAACGGCACGGTGACCGCGGGCAACGCGTGCCCGCTGAACGACGGCGCGGCCGCGGTGGTGATCACCAGCGACACCAAGGCCAAGGAGCTCGGCCTGACGCCGCTGGCGCGGATCGTGTCCACCGGGGTCAGCGGCCTCTCCCCGGAGATCATGGGCCTGGGCCCGATCGAGGCGACCAAGAAGGCGCTGGCGCGGGCCAAGCTGTCGGTCAGCGACATCGACCTGTTCGAGATCAACGAGGCGTTCGCCGTCCAGGTGCTGGGCTCGGCCCGCGAGCTGGGCATCGACGAGGACAAGCTGAACGTGTCCGGCGGGGCGATCGCGCTGGGCCACCCGTTCGGCATGACCGGTGCCCGCATCGCCACCACGCTGCTCAACAACCTGCAGACGCACGACAAGACGTTCGGCCTGGAGACCATGTGCGTCGGCGGCGGGCAGGGCATGGCGATGGTGATCGAGCGGCTCAGCTGA
- a CDS encoding SGNH/GDSL hydrolase family protein, whose protein sequence is MPRRSAIALATAGALASTGTAYLGARSLLVGQASHARTVIPKAWDIPPRADGVYTRGGGPVERWRRGMAADLHLMIFGDSTAAGYGCMSADEVPGVRIARGLAEQTGKRIRLSTKAIVGATSKGLCGQVDAMFVAGPPPDVAVVMVGANDVTALNGVSQSAQRLGLVVRRLRARGAVVIVGTCPDLGFISAIPQPLRSLAHERCLQLARAQTAAVRSAGGVPVPLAQLMAPQFRATPDAMFSADGYHPSAPAYALAADALLLALCDALGEKVERPPLSPPVPPAEPVLGQRHTRASVMSRLWRRPAPGPAPSSCPEVGSD, encoded by the coding sequence GTGCCACGCCGGTCGGCGATCGCCCTGGCCACAGCGGGCGCGCTGGCCTCGACAGGAACCGCCTACCTGGGGGCACGCAGTCTGTTGGTCGGCCAGGCGTCCCACGCGCGCACCGTCATCCCCAAGGCATGGGACATCCCGCCCCGCGCCGACGGCGTGTACACGCGCGGCGGTGGGCCCGTGGAGCGGTGGCGCCGCGGGATGGCGGCCGACCTGCACCTGATGATCTTCGGCGATTCGACCGCCGCCGGATACGGATGCATGAGTGCCGACGAGGTGCCGGGGGTGCGGATCGCGCGCGGCCTGGCCGAGCAGACCGGCAAGCGAATCCGGCTGAGCACCAAGGCCATTGTGGGCGCCACCTCGAAGGGCTTGTGCGGCCAAGTCGACGCCATGTTCGTGGCGGGCCCCCCGCCGGACGTGGCGGTGGTCATGGTCGGCGCGAACGACGTCACCGCGCTCAACGGGGTGAGCCAGTCGGCGCAACGGCTGGGGTTGGTCGTCCGCAGGCTGCGCGCCCGGGGCGCCGTGGTGATCGTCGGCACCTGCCCGGATCTGGGCTTCATCAGCGCGATTCCGCAGCCGCTGCGGTCGCTCGCGCACGAGCGTTGCCTGCAACTCGCCCGCGCCCAGACCGCGGCGGTCCGCTCGGCCGGCGGCGTGCCGGTTCCGCTGGCGCAGCTGATGGCGCCGCAGTTCCGGGCCACGCCCGACGCGATGTTCTCCGCCGACGGCTACCACCCGTCGGCGCCCGCCTATGCGCTGGCCGCCGACGCGCTGCTGCTGGCCCTGTGCGACGCGCTGGGCGAGAAGGTGGAGCGCCCGCCGCTGAGTCCACCGGTGCCGCCGGCGGAGCCGGTCCTGGGGCAGCGCCACACGCGGGCCAGCGTGATGTCGCGGCTGTGGCGGCGCCCGGCACCCGGACCTGCCCCGTCTTCGTGCCCCGAGGTTGGCAGCGACTAG
- a CDS encoding alpha/beta hydrolase, translating into MTAPSKVSGSPEATVRAHDVLKARRAQTRKFAISDGAPVEVLESGPSVAARLANLTSRLTIRPILTVGSHVPNLPWPWGLIDLTARVLIPASATVRETVKLPHASAQLVRAPGVLPADGSRRVVVYLHGGAFLTCGANSHGRLVEALSKFADAPILVVNYRLLPKNSVGMAIEDCHDAYRWLRLRGYQPDQIVLAGDSAGGYLALTLAQRLQEEGEEPAALVAISPLLQLAKEPKQAHPNIDTDAMFSAGAFDALAELVAAAAGKNKVDGKAEEIYEPLEHIKPGLPRTLIHVSGSEVLLHDARLAASRLAAVGTPAEVRVWPGQIHDFQLAAPMVPEAVRSLRQIGDYIREATE; encoded by the coding sequence ATGACCGCACCTAGCAAGGTATCGGGGTCGCCTGAGGCCACCGTTCGTGCCCATGATGTCCTCAAAGCCCGGCGCGCCCAGACGCGCAAGTTCGCGATCAGCGACGGCGCGCCCGTCGAGGTCCTCGAATCCGGCCCCAGCGTTGCTGCGCGATTGGCCAACCTGACGTCACGGCTGACGATCCGACCGATTCTGACCGTCGGCAGCCACGTCCCCAACCTGCCGTGGCCGTGGGGCCTCATCGACCTCACCGCCCGGGTGCTGATCCCGGCGTCGGCCACCGTCCGCGAGACGGTGAAGTTGCCGCACGCCTCGGCGCAGCTGGTGCGCGCGCCCGGCGTGCTTCCCGCCGACGGCAGCCGCCGCGTGGTCGTCTACCTCCACGGCGGCGCGTTTTTGACCTGCGGGGCAAACTCGCACGGCCGGCTCGTCGAAGCCCTCTCCAAGTTCGCCGACGCGCCCATCTTGGTGGTCAATTACCGTCTGCTGCCCAAGAATTCGGTGGGCATGGCGATCGAGGATTGTCACGACGCCTACCGATGGCTGCGGCTGCGCGGCTACCAACCCGACCAGATCGTGCTGGCGGGCGATTCCGCGGGCGGCTACCTGGCGCTCACGCTCGCGCAACGCCTGCAGGAGGAAGGCGAGGAGCCCGCGGCGCTCGTGGCGATCTCGCCGCTGCTGCAGCTGGCGAAGGAACCCAAGCAGGCCCACCCCAACATCGACACCGACGCGATGTTCTCCGCCGGGGCGTTCGACGCCCTCGCCGAGCTGGTTGCCGCCGCGGCCGGAAAGAACAAGGTCGACGGCAAAGCCGAGGAGATCTACGAGCCGCTGGAACACATCAAGCCGGGCCTGCCGCGCACCCTGATTCACGTCTCGGGCTCCGAGGTGTTGCTGCACGACGCGCGGTTGGCGGCGAGCCGGCTGGCCGCAGTCGGCACCCCGGCCGAGGTGCGGGTGTGGCCCGGCCAGATCCACGACTTCCAGCTGGCCGCGCCGATGGTGCCGGAGGCCGTGCGCTCGCTGCGCCAGATCGGCGACTACATCCGCGAGGCCACCGAGTAG
- a CDS encoding cystathionine beta-synthase has translation MRIAQHISDLIGGTPLVRLNSVVPDGAGIVAAKVEYLNPGGSSKDRIAVKMIDAAEASGQLRPGGTIVEPTSGNTGVGLALVAQHRGYKCVFVCPDKVSEDKRNVLIAYGAEVVVCPTAVPPDHPDSYYSVSDRLVTEIEGAWKPDQYANPEGPASHYATTGPEIWADTDGKVTHFVAGIGTGGTITGAGRYLKEISNGAVRIIGADPEGSVYSGGTGRPYLVEGVGEDFWPQAYDRTVPDEIIAVSDSDSFDMTRRLAREEAMLVGGSCGMAVVAALRVAEQAGPDALVVVLLPDGGRGYMSKIFNDAWMSSYGFLRSRLDGSTEQSRVGDVLRRKSGALPDLVHTHPSETVRDAIGILREYGVSQMPVVGAEPPVMAGEVAGSVSERELLSAVFEGRAKLADAVAQHMSPPLPMIGAGELISAAGTALRDWDALMVVEEGKPVGVITRYDLLGFLSEGPRGLSGRR, from the coding sequence ATGCGGATCGCGCAGCACATCAGTGACCTCATCGGCGGCACGCCGCTGGTGCGCCTGAACTCCGTCGTTCCCGACGGTGCCGGCATCGTGGCGGCCAAGGTCGAATACCTCAACCCCGGCGGCAGCTCGAAGGACCGGATCGCGGTCAAGATGATCGACGCCGCCGAAGCCAGCGGACAGCTGCGGCCCGGCGGCACGATCGTCGAACCCACGTCGGGCAACACCGGCGTCGGGCTGGCGTTGGTCGCCCAGCACCGCGGGTACAAGTGTGTGTTCGTCTGCCCGGACAAGGTCAGCGAGGACAAGCGCAACGTGCTGATCGCGTACGGCGCCGAGGTGGTCGTGTGCCCGACGGCCGTGCCCCCCGACCACCCGGACAGCTACTACAGCGTCTCCGACCGGCTGGTCACCGAAATCGAGGGCGCGTGGAAACCGGACCAGTACGCCAACCCGGAAGGCCCGGCCAGCCACTACGCCACCACCGGCCCGGAGATCTGGGCCGACACCGACGGCAAGGTCACCCACTTCGTCGCCGGCATCGGCACCGGCGGCACGATCACCGGCGCCGGCCGCTACCTCAAGGAGATATCGAACGGGGCCGTGCGCATCATCGGCGCCGACCCCGAGGGCTCGGTGTATTCGGGCGGCACCGGCCGGCCCTATCTGGTGGAGGGCGTCGGCGAGGACTTCTGGCCGCAGGCCTATGACCGCACGGTGCCCGACGAGATCATCGCGGTGTCCGACTCCGACTCGTTCGACATGACCCGGCGCCTGGCCCGCGAGGAGGCGATGCTGGTCGGCGGGTCGTGCGGGATGGCGGTGGTCGCCGCGCTGCGCGTCGCCGAGCAAGCCGGACCCGACGCGCTCGTCGTGGTCCTGCTGCCCGACGGCGGCCGGGGCTACATGTCGAAGATCTTCAACGACGCCTGGATGTCGTCGTACGGGTTCCTGCGCAGCCGGCTCGACGGGTCCACCGAGCAGTCCAGGGTCGGCGACGTGTTGCGCCGCAAGTCCGGTGCGCTGCCCGACCTGGTGCACACCCACCCGTCGGAGACGGTGCGCGACGCCATCGGCATCCTGCGCGAGTACGGGGTGTCCCAGATGCCGGTGGTCGGCGCCGAGCCGCCGGTGATGGCGGGGGAGGTCGCCGGCAGCGTCTCCGAACGCGAATTGCTGTCGGCGGTGTTCGAGGGCCGGGCGAAACTGGCCGACGCGGTCGCCCAGCACATGAGCCCGCCGCTGCCGATGATCGGCGCGGGTGAGCTGATCAGCGCGGCGGGCACGGCCTTGCGGGACTGGGACGCGTTGATGGTGGTCGAGGAGGGCAAACCGGTCGGCGTGATCACCCGTTATGACCTGCTGGGCTTCCTCTCCGAGGGGCCCCGTGGACTGAGCGGACGCCGGTAG